The following nucleotide sequence is from Campylobacter coli 76339.
TATAGCTAAGGTGAATTAAACGCGGTGGATGGACTGAGGCGCGATTAACAGCTAAAAAAGCATTCATTTTTTCTTTGGCAAGAAATTTTTCATCATAAATTTTACATGTAATATTTTTATTTTCTTTAGCCAAATTTTGAGCATCTTCTACCATCTTTAAAGGGGTATAAATTTCAGGAATTTCATTGACTATATTTTTGGTAAAATTTGTTGCATTTGCTAGAATTTCACCACGCAAAAGACCTATTTTTGCTTCATCAAGATTAAATTTTTTAGCATTTAGTTCTTCAGTAGAAATTATGAATTTTTCTAAAGTGCTTTCTTTTTTCTCACTTTTATATTTGTCAAATTTATAAGCTCCAAAAAGCACACCTTCGACTAAAGAAGCAAAACTTCTTACAACACAATCGCCTAGTATACTAGGAAGTTTTACACTTTTAATATTTAGTTTTTCTATGTTTTTATAAGCGGTATAAAGTGCCAATCTTATATCTTCATAGTTTAAGCTTTTAAGTTCTACAAATAATCTTTTATTATTTAAATCAAGTAAATTTCCCTCACCTGTGTAGTTGCTTAATTTAAAAAAGTCTTTTTCGTTTGTAAATAATTTTAAATTTTTATCTTGTATAAAAACAAGTTCAAAATCTGCTTTTATGCTATGAATTTTTTTATCATTTAATTCAAATATCATTCTTTTTCCTTTTTTCTTTAAGTATAGCTTTTTCTATTTGTTTAAAAGTGAAAATAAGTAAAGATAAAAAGCCTATTATCATAATGGCAGCTAGATACCAATGATGTTTTGCCCAAGTTAAAAAATTCTGAATCAAATCACCAAAATGCCAAGCTAAAAGTATGGTAATAGCAGCCCAAACCCAAGCGCTAAAAAGATTAATGATAGCAAATTTTTTAGCGCTATAACGCGTAATACCTATACTCATAGGAATTATAGTTCTAAATCCATACATGTAGCGTTGTATGAAAATGATAGGCCACCCAAAGCGCTGTAAAAGTAGATGCGCTACAGCAAATTTGCGTCTTTGAGAACGGAGTCTTTTTTGGATATAATGTTTATTATATCTTCCAATGTAAAAATAAATTTGATCCCCAACAAAACCACCTAATCCAGCTATAAAGATAGCCAATGCCACATGCATTTTTCCATCATGGGCTGCAAGTCCAGCAAAAATAAGTCCAAGCTCGCCCTCTAAAATACTCCAGCAAAAAAGTATTAAATATCCCCAAGTTTCAACATGCTCGTTCCAAATTCCTATAATAAATTTTTCCAAGGAAAAGTCATTTTTAACCAAGCCGTGAATTATATAGATTATTAAAGCAATTAAGGCTGCAAAGATAAAAGCCTTAAACCATTTTCTCATTTATACCCCCTTTTAAAATTCCAAAACACTATATACAGAACAATATTTTTGTAGTTTTTCTTCGCCGCCTAAATCTTTTAAATTCATTAAAAAACAAGCTTCGATACATTCTCCTCCTGCTTTTTTAATAAGCTCCAAAGAAGCAAGCGCTGTTCCCCCCGTAGCTATGAGATCATCCACAAGCAAAACTTTTGCGTTTTTTATATCCCCAAAAGCATCTTGATGAATTTCTACTTTATCTGTTCCATACTCAAGATCATATTCACAAGAATAGGTATTAGACGGAAGCTTATTGGGCTTGCGTATAGGTACAAAAGGTAAATTTAATCTAGCGCAGATCATCGCTGCAAAGATAAAGCCTCTGCTCTCAGTTCCTGCTATAAAATCTAAATTTATATTTTGATAACGCTTGCTTAAATGATCAAGTAAAAAAGCTAGAGCTTTTTGATTGTTAAGTAGGGTTGTAATATCCCTAAAAATAATGCCTTCCTTTGGAAAATTTGGAATAACGCGTATACTTTCTGATAAAAATTGTTGTTCGCTTTGTGTAAGTTTTGTCATAATAATGCCTCAATTTTTGCTTCTAATTCTTTAATTCTTTGTCTTAATTTATCATTTTCTAAACGATATTGAGAATTTCTTGTTCTTAGAGAAGTTAAATCCGCTTTTATTTTATTGAGTTCCTCGGTTAAAATATCTATATTTCCAAGGCTGCGTTGAAGTTGAATTTGGAGTTTTCTGATAACTATTTCGGTATCGTCAAGATTATTTTTTATAAAATCTTTTGAAGTTTTTTCTTTGTTAAGTAGGGTTTTATAGTAAAACAACATAACAACTAGATAGATGGTAGCACAAATAAGCGCAGTTAAAATAAACCAATTTGCAAACATTAACAATCCACCTCAATTTTTTGAATTCTTTTTACATGTCTACCTTGATCAAAAGGGGTTTGAATAAAATTTTCTATCATATCAATAGCTGCGTCAATACCAATCAATCTGCCTCCAAAAGCCAAAACATTTGCGTCATTATGTTTTCTGGCAAGTTTAGCACTCAAGCTTTCATTACATAAAGCGCAACGAATATTTTTGTGACGATTGGCTGCTATGGAAATTCCTATCCCTGAACCGCAAATTAAAATTCCAAAACTTTGCTCGTCTATTTTAGAAGCTAGTAAATGTGCATAATCTGGATAATCACAACTTGTAGGATCTTTTGTTCCAAGATCATCAAAAGGAATTTGTTTTTCTTCAAGGAAGGCGCAAATTTTTTCTTTAAGTAGAAAACCTGCGTGATCACTGGCAATATAAATTTTTTCTCTAAGCATAAAAAATCCAAAAATTTTAATTTTCTAAAGCATTTATATTATCATAACAAATCATAAAAAAAGCTTTTTAGCTTCAAAATAAATTTAAAACTAAGCTTTATTTTTTATATATATGTTAAAATATGTAATTAAAAATTTTAATCTATTATAATAAATAAAGGGAAAATTAAATGAAGCTCCTATTGATAGGATCATCTACTGGAGGTCCTAATCAACTGAAATTTTTATTAAAAGATGTAGATATAAAAAATACTTGCGTGGTTATAGCTCAACATATGAGTGCAAGTTTTATACCTTCTTTTACAAATCAATTTAATAAAGAGGCTTTAAGCGAGGTAACTCTTTTAAATGATAAAGAGGTTTTGACAAATAAAATTTATATTTGTCAAAAAAATACTGTCTTATCAGGAAATTTAAATCTTTTAGCAAATTGGAAAGAAGTTGCTACAAGTTTTAAACCGAGTGTAGATTTATTGTTTCATTCGGCTGTACCTTTAATAAAGACAAATAAAATTTTAGCTGTAATACTTACAGGAATGGGGGATGATGGAGCCAAAGGATTGTTTGAATTATATAAAGTAGGGGCAAGATGCTTATGCGAAAATGAGGCTGATAGTATAGTATATGGTATGCCAAAAAGAGCAAAAGATATAAATCCACAGTTAAGACCTATGAGTTTAAAAGAAATCAAACAAGAAATTTTAAGTTTTATAAATCAAGAATAAAGGTTTGAGTTTATGGAAGAAAAAATTAACCCTAGCGAATCAGAACTTAATGAATTTATTAAAATTATCAATGAGATTAGCGGTATCGATTTAAACGAAAAAAGAAATATTTTGGCTTTAAAATTATCCAAATTTGTTCCAAGTACAGGTGTAAAAACTTTTGCTGATTTCTTAAGCAAGCTAAGAATTAATAGACAGCTTAGACAAGATACTTTAGATTTTGTTACCATAGGAGAAACATATTTTTTAAGAGAATTGTCACAATTAAAAGAAATCATTTTTTATGCTAAAAGTCTTGAAAAAAGAGTAAATATACTAAGTGCTCCTTGTTCTAGTGGAGAAGAAGTGTATTCTATGGCGATTTTAGGAGCGCAAAATTTTCTTAAAGATATGATGATTTTGGGCATTGATATTAATTCACATGTTATTGAAAAAGCAAAAGCGGGTAAATATCAAGGCAGAACTTTACAACGCTTAAGCGAAAGTGAAAAAAGAAGATTTTTCACAGATATAGGAGAGCAAACATTTAGTATTAATAAAAATGAACTTTGCACCTGTAAATTTGAATTGTGTAATGTTTTTGAAGATAAATTTTTAAGATTGGGTAAATTTGATATTATTGCTTCTAGAAATATGATGATTTATTTTGATTATGACTCTAAACTCAAGCTAATGGAGCGTTTTCATCAAATTTTAGCCGATCATGGAAGATTATATGTGGGCAATGCTGATTTAATCCCTGAAACTATATTCTTTAAGAAAGTTTTTTCATCTCGAGGTGTATATTATGAAAAAATATAATTGTTTTTTCTTAAAGTTTACAAAAAGTTACACTTTTTTGTATCTCCACTAAAATAAAGTTACATTTTTTAACTTAAATTATAAATTTTAATGTTATAATACTTTTTAATATAATAAACCCTATTATTAAGCTTAATTAAAAAAGGAAAGATTTTGATAGAGTTAAGAAATGTAAATAAGTATTATGGAACACATCATGTTCTTAAAAACATCAACCTTTGTGTTAAAGAAGGCGAAAAGCTTGTTATTATAGGCCCTAGTGGAAGCGGAAAAAGTACCACTATTCGCTGTATGAATGGGCTTGAAGAAGTAAGTTCGGGCGAGGTGATTGTAAATAATCTTGTCTTAAATCATAAAAATAAGATTGAAATCTGTAGAAAATATTGCGCTATGGTTTTTCAGCACTTTAATCTTTACCCGCATATGACTGTTTTGCAAAATTTAACTTTAGCTCCTATGAAGCTTCAAAAAAAATCACGCCAAGAAGCCGAAGAAACAGCCTATCAATATCTTAAAGTAGTTGGACTTGTAGATAAAGCAAATGTTTATCCGGCTACACTTTCAGGAGGGCAACAACAACGCGTTGCTATAGCAAGATCACTTTGCACTAAAAAGCCTTATATATTGTTTGATGAGCCAACATCAGCACTTGATCCTGAAACCATACAAGAAGTTTTGGATGTAATGAAAGAAATTTCTACACAAAGAAATACAACTATGGTTGTGGTAACTCACGAAATGGGTTTTGCTAAAGAGGTTGCCGATAGAATTATTTTCATGGAAGATGGTGCTATTGTAGAAGAAAATATCCCTAGTGAGTTTTTCTCTAATCCTAAAACCGAAAGAGCAAGACTCTTTTTAGGAAAAATTCTTAAAAATTAAACCAAAATTTGAAAGGAGAATAAATGGTTTTTAGAAAATCTTTGTTGAAGTTAGCAGCACTTGCTCTAGGAGCTTGTGTAGCTTTTACTAGTGCAAATGCAGCAGAAGGAAAGCTTGAGGCTATTAAAGCTAAGGGAGAGTTAGTTGTGGGTGTAAAAAACGATGTGCCACACTATGCTTTACTTGATCAAGCCACAGGTGAAATCAAA
It contains:
- a CDS encoding DedA family protein; the encoded protein is MRKWFKAFIFAALIALIIYIIHGLVKNDFSLEKFIIGIWNEHVETWGYLILFCWSILEGELGLIFAGLAAHDGKMHVALAIFIAGLGGFVGDQIYFYIGRYNKHYIQKRLRSQRRKFAVAHLLLQRFGWPIIFIQRYMYGFRTIIPMSIGITRYSAKKFAIINLFSAWVWAAITILLAWHFGDLIQNFLTWAKHHWYLAAIMIIGFLSLLIFTFKQIEKAILKEKRKKNDI
- a CDS encoding Adenine phosphoribosyltransferase, with translation MTKLTQSEQQFLSESIRVIPNFPKEGIIFRDITTLLNNQKALAFLLDHLSKRYQNINLDFIAGTESRGFIFAAMICARLNLPFVPIRKPNKLPSNTYSCEYDLEYGTDKVEIHQDAFGDIKNAKVLLVDDLIATGGTALASLELIKKAGGECIEACFLMNLKDLGGEEKLQKYCSVYSVLEF
- a CDS encoding putative; amino-acid sequence: MFANWFILTALICATIYLVVMLFYYKTLLNKEKTSKDFIKNNLDDTEIVIRKLQIQLQRSLGNIDILTEELNKIKADLTSLRTRNSQYRLENDKLRQRIKELEAKIEALL
- a CDS encoding Ribose 5-phosphate isomerase B; the protein is MLREKIYIASDHAGFLLKEKICAFLEEKQIPFDDLGTKDPTSCDYPDYAHLLASKIDEQSFGILICGSGIGISIAANRHKNIRCALCNESLSAKLARKHNDANVLAFGGRLIGIDAAIDMIENFIQTPFDQGRHVKRIQKIEVDC
- a CDS encoding Chemotaxis response regulator protein-glutamate methylesterase CheB; protein product: MKLLLIGSSTGGPNQLKFLLKDVDIKNTCVVIAQHMSASFIPSFTNQFNKEALSEVTLLNDKEVLTNKIYICQKNTVLSGNLNLLANWKEVATSFKPSVDLLFHSAVPLIKTNKILAVILTGMGDDGAKGLFELYKVGARCLCENEADSIVYGMPKRAKDINPQLRPMSLKEIKQEILSFINQE
- a CDS encoding Chemotaxis protein methyltransferase CheR, giving the protein MEEKINPSESELNEFIKIINEISGIDLNEKRNILALKLSKFVPSTGVKTFADFLSKLRINRQLRQDTLDFVTIGETYFLRELSQLKEIIFYAKSLEKRVNILSAPCSSGEEVYSMAILGAQNFLKDMMILGIDINSHVIEKAKAGKYQGRTLQRLSESEKRRFFTDIGEQTFSINKNELCTCKFELCNVFEDKFLRLGKFDIIASRNMMIYFDYDSKLKLMERFHQILADHGRLYVGNADLIPETIFFKKVFSSRGVYYEKI
- a CDS encoding Amino-acid ABC transporter ATP-binding protein PebC, with amino-acid sequence MIELRNVNKYYGTHHVLKNINLCVKEGEKLVIIGPSGSGKSTTIRCMNGLEEVSSGEVIVNNLVLNHKNKIEICRKYCAMVFQHFNLYPHMTVLQNLTLAPMKLQKKSRQEAEETAYQYLKVVGLVDKANVYPATLSGGQQQRVAIARSLCTKKPYILFDEPTSALDPETIQEVLDVMKEISTQRNTTMVVVTHEMGFAKEVADRIIFMEDGAIVEENIPSEFFSNPKTERARLFLGKILKN